One part of the Rhizophagus irregularis chromosome 25, complete sequence genome encodes these proteins:
- a CDS encoding uncharacterized protein (SECRETED:cutsite_TTA-ES; SECRETED:prob_0.5285); SECRETED:SignalP(1-20), producing the protein MRIFTLVLILTLTLGFLTTAESGYSIPKIFKGLLVFQDDWDVIGPIIEKQIPQYVQGAEAFPSLKQMYEKVIKAFTSGRSYSWRFKNLGLVDALKAIMSPEKIEAAIFQNLEKVTSRSVYSAADKVANALRFGVKVGGKPVEIGIELIATEMGVAVQVEDE; encoded by the exons ATGCGTATCTTTACCCTTGTACTAATTCTCACATTAACTCTGGGTTTCTTAACCACAGCAGAATCTGGTTATTCAATtccgaaaatttttaaaggcCTTCTCGTGTTTCAGGACGATTGGGATGTAATCGGCCCTATTATTGAAAAACAGATTCCACAGTATGTGCAAGGTGCTGAGGCATTTCCTAGCCTAAAACAAATGTACGAAAAAGTTATAAAAGCTTTCACTTCTGGAAGGAGCTATAGTTGGCGGTTTAAAAACTTAGGTCTCGTTGATGCTCTTAAAGCAATTATGTCACCAGAAAAAATTGAGGCAgctatttttcaaaatttagaaaaagttaCTTCGAGGTCAGTGTATAGTGCAGCAGACAAAGTAGCGAATGCGCTTAGATTTGgag TTAAAGTTGGAGGAAAACCAGTAG AGATTGGTATAGAATTGATAGCAACAGAGATGGGGGTAGCAGTTCAAGTTGAAGATGAGTGA